One genomic window of Ziziphus jujuba cultivar Dongzao chromosome 4, ASM3175591v1 includes the following:
- the LOC107417152 gene encoding zinc finger CCCH domain-containing protein 3 isoform X2: MPDARQPPKNAIPNKSDGNIEAIWRLKINDNQDGNGMAQSNLYPDRPGEPDCIYYLRTGLCGYGSNCRFNHPAYISQGAQYTRELPERVGQPDCGYFLKTGTCKYGSTCKFHHPRDRRGAGPVLFNILGLPMRQEEKSCPYYMRTGACKFGPACKFHHPQPTSLGTTLPIAGPAAFGSTGSPVLPSSGLPYTGGLPAWSLPRVPYLSVPHLQAPQPYMPLVVSPSQGIQGWNTYLGNMSPVSSSGILGSNLVYNSKNPGDSGSSGQVNLLSNSSPSLPERPDQPECRYFMNTGTCKYGTDCKYHHPKERIVQSATNQLGLPSRPGQAVCSYYTMYGICKYGPTCRFDHPLVAQPYNYSVSLPAMLDPTFLSYPRSFPTSHTTETSQSMSSKFVDVVQKPLSNKHQIPDTRISEESAEQGGSLPQSPSSSEPLDDQSG, encoded by the exons ATGCCTGACGCTCGGCAGCCTCCGAAGAATGCTATTCCAAATAAATCCGATGGTAACATTGAAG CAATTTGGCGGTTGAAAATCAATGATAATCAGGATGGAAACGGAATGGCTCAATCAAACTTATACCCAGATCGTCCTGGTGAACCTGACTGCATATATTATTTGAGGACTGGTTTGTGTGGTTATGGAAGTAATTGTAGATTTAATCACCCTGCTTACATATCACAG GGCGCTCAGTACACCAGAGAACTCCCTGAAAGAGTTGGACAACCCGACTGTGGG TACTTTCTGAAGACAGGGACTTGCAAATATGGGTCAACTTGTAAATTTCATCATCCACGAGATAGGCGTGGAGCTGGACCAGTCTTATTTAACATTTTGGGCCTTCCTATGCGTCAG GAAGAAAAATCATGCCCTTATTACATGCGAACCGGTGCATGTAAATTTGGACCTGCATGCAAGTTTCATCATCCGCAGCCCACATCACTTGGAACTACACTACCCATTGCTGGCCCTGCAGCTTTTGGATCAACAGGCTCACCAGTTCTTCCTTCTTCAGGTCTGCCTTACACGGGTGGACTCCCTGCATGGTCATTACCAAGAGTACCTTATCTATCTGTTCCACATTTACAGGCTCCACAACCTTACATGCCTCTTGTTGTTTCTCCTTCTCAAGGAATACAGGGCTGGAACACCTACTTG GGGAACATGAGCCCTGTATCGTCTTCTGGCATTCTTGGATCCAATCTTGTCTACAACTCTAAGAATCCAGGGGACTCAGGTTCCAGTGGACAGGTGAACTTGTTATCAAATTCAAGTCCAAGTCTCCCTGAGAGGCCTGATCAACCAGAATGCCGCTATTTTATGAACACTGGGACTTGCAAATATGGAACAGATTGCAAGTATCATCACCCAAAAGAAAGGATTGTGCAATCAGCAACAAACCAACTCGGGCTTCCCTCACGGCCT GGGCAAGCTGTATGTTCTTACTACACTATGTATGGAATCTGCAAATATGGCCCAACTTGCAGATTTGATCACCCTTTGGTTGCACAGCCTTATAACTATAGTGTGAGCCTGCCTGCAATGCTTGATCCTACTTTTCTAAGTTATCCAAGAAGCTTTCCAACATCACATACAACTGAAACCTCTCAGTCTATGTCATCAAAATTTGTTGATGTAGTCCAGAAACCTTTAAGCAACAAACATCAGATCCCAGACACAAGGATCTCAGAAGAGTCGGCTGAACAGGGTGGTTCTTTGCCACAGTCACCATCATCATCGGAGCCTTTAGATGATCAATCTGGTTGA
- the LOC107417152 gene encoding zinc finger CCCH domain-containing protein 3 isoform X1 — protein MPDARQPPKNAIPNKSDGNIEEAIWRLKINDNQDGNGMAQSNLYPDRPGEPDCIYYLRTGLCGYGSNCRFNHPAYISQGAQYTRELPERVGQPDCGYFLKTGTCKYGSTCKFHHPRDRRGAGPVLFNILGLPMRQEEKSCPYYMRTGACKFGPACKFHHPQPTSLGTTLPIAGPAAFGSTGSPVLPSSGLPYTGGLPAWSLPRVPYLSVPHLQAPQPYMPLVVSPSQGIQGWNTYLGNMSPVSSSGILGSNLVYNSKNPGDSGSSGQVNLLSNSSPSLPERPDQPECRYFMNTGTCKYGTDCKYHHPKERIVQSATNQLGLPSRPGQAVCSYYTMYGICKYGPTCRFDHPLVAQPYNYSVSLPAMLDPTFLSYPRSFPTSHTTETSQSMSSKFVDVVQKPLSNKHQIPDTRISEESAEQGGSLPQSPSSSEPLDDQSG, from the exons ATGCCTGACGCTCGGCAGCCTCCGAAGAATGCTATTCCAAATAAATCCGATGGTAACATTGAAG AAGCAATTTGGCGGTTGAAAATCAATGATAATCAGGATGGAAACGGAATGGCTCAATCAAACTTATACCCAGATCGTCCTGGTGAACCTGACTGCATATATTATTTGAGGACTGGTTTGTGTGGTTATGGAAGTAATTGTAGATTTAATCACCCTGCTTACATATCACAG GGCGCTCAGTACACCAGAGAACTCCCTGAAAGAGTTGGACAACCCGACTGTGGG TACTTTCTGAAGACAGGGACTTGCAAATATGGGTCAACTTGTAAATTTCATCATCCACGAGATAGGCGTGGAGCTGGACCAGTCTTATTTAACATTTTGGGCCTTCCTATGCGTCAG GAAGAAAAATCATGCCCTTATTACATGCGAACCGGTGCATGTAAATTTGGACCTGCATGCAAGTTTCATCATCCGCAGCCCACATCACTTGGAACTACACTACCCATTGCTGGCCCTGCAGCTTTTGGATCAACAGGCTCACCAGTTCTTCCTTCTTCAGGTCTGCCTTACACGGGTGGACTCCCTGCATGGTCATTACCAAGAGTACCTTATCTATCTGTTCCACATTTACAGGCTCCACAACCTTACATGCCTCTTGTTGTTTCTCCTTCTCAAGGAATACAGGGCTGGAACACCTACTTG GGGAACATGAGCCCTGTATCGTCTTCTGGCATTCTTGGATCCAATCTTGTCTACAACTCTAAGAATCCAGGGGACTCAGGTTCCAGTGGACAGGTGAACTTGTTATCAAATTCAAGTCCAAGTCTCCCTGAGAGGCCTGATCAACCAGAATGCCGCTATTTTATGAACACTGGGACTTGCAAATATGGAACAGATTGCAAGTATCATCACCCAAAAGAAAGGATTGTGCAATCAGCAACAAACCAACTCGGGCTTCCCTCACGGCCT GGGCAAGCTGTATGTTCTTACTACACTATGTATGGAATCTGCAAATATGGCCCAACTTGCAGATTTGATCACCCTTTGGTTGCACAGCCTTATAACTATAGTGTGAGCCTGCCTGCAATGCTTGATCCTACTTTTCTAAGTTATCCAAGAAGCTTTCCAACATCACATACAACTGAAACCTCTCAGTCTATGTCATCAAAATTTGTTGATGTAGTCCAGAAACCTTTAAGCAACAAACATCAGATCCCAGACACAAGGATCTCAGAAGAGTCGGCTGAACAGGGTGGTTCTTTGCCACAGTCACCATCATCATCGGAGCCTTTAGATGATCAATCTGGTTGA
- the LOC107417145 gene encoding protein argonaute 16 translates to MEKVAGSKETGEAPTLPPPPAIPPCVKPELASPKYSIVSRSGIGTAGRCIPLLANHFKVSVNAPDAVFYQYSISITSEDKRDVDGKGIRRKLIERLYQTYSSELHNKQFAFDGEKSLYTVGPLPQNKLVFTVVLEESFAKRETRSSGGSGSPSGKRSKRSFQSKTFQVEISYATKIPLRLIGLTLKAADVDNDAQDAFRVLDIILRQQAASRGCLLVRQSFFHDDSNNLVDVGGGVCGLRGFHSSFRPTQAGLSLNMDVSTTMILKPGPVIDFILANQNVREPRYVDWVKARKMLKNMRVKSTHRNMEYKIIGMSDKPCNHQYFSMKVKNNDGSNGEQTMEITVYDYFAKHCGIELTYSQFLPCLDVGKPKKPNYLPLELASLVSLQRYTKALSSAQRASLVEQSRQKPQEKSRIVTDAVRNYRYDNDPLLAACGISIEKQLTQVNGRVLETPKLKVGNNDDCIPRNGRWNFNNKTLVKPVKIERWIVVNFSARCDTSHISRELINSGMRKGIHIERPFTLLEEDQQSRRGGPVARVEKMFEQIKEKLPGPPEFILCVLPEKKNSIIYGPWKKKCLSDFGIVTQCISPSKINDQYLTNVLLKINSKLGGINSLLALEYSSHVPVIKDTPTMILGMDVSHGSPGQAAVPSIAAVVGSLNWPLISRYRASIRTQSPKVEMIDGLYKPLANGNDDGIIRELLMDFYRTSNQRKPTQIIVFRDGVSESQFNQVLNVELDQIIKAYMHLGEADIPKFTVIIAQKNHHTKLFQAKAPDNIPPGTIVDTKIVHPRNYDFYLCAHAGMIGTSRPAHYHVLVDEIGFSPDDLQNFIHSLSYVYQRSTTAISIVAPICYAHLAAQQMGQFIKFEDLSETSSGHASITSSGAVPIPELPRLHESVRSSMFFC, encoded by the exons ATGGAGAAAGTAGCCGGTTCAAAGGAAACAGGGGAAGCCCCAACTTTGCCTCCACCTCCGGCCATACCACCTTGCGTGAAACCTGAACTTGCTTCTCCAAAGTATTCCATTGTCAGTAGAAGTGGGATTGGGACTGCTGGGCGATGCATTCCTTTGCTGGCAAACCACTTCAAAGTTTCTGTTAATGCTCCGGATGCAGTGTTTTATCAGTACAGT ATTTCTATTACTTCTGAAGATAAGAGGGATGTTGATGGAAAGGGAATCAGGAGAAAGCTTATTGAAAGGCTTTACCAGACTTACTCTTCTGAACTTCATAATAAACAGTTTGCATTTGATGGAGAAAAGAGTCTGTACACTGTGGGTCCTCTGCCACAAAACAAGCTAGTGTTCACAGTAGTTCTGGAGGAGTCATTTGCAAAACG GGAAACTAGGAGTTCTGGTGGCTCTGGGAGCCCCAGTGGGAAACGTTCTAAACGTTCTTTTCAATCTAAAACTTTCCAGGTAGAAATCAGCTATGCTACCAAAATACCTTTGAGGTTGATTGGACTCACCCTTAAAGCAGCCGATGTAGATAATGATGCTCAAGATGCATTCAGGGTTCTTGATATCATTCTGAGGCAGCAAGCAGCTAGCAG GGGATGTCTTTTGGTAAGACAATCATTCTTTCATGATGACTCTAACAACTTAGTTGATGTCGGTGGGGGTGTGTGTGGTTTGAGGGGCTTCCACTCTAGCTTCCGCCCAACTCAGGCCGGCTTGTCACTGAATATGG ATGTATCGACAACCATGATCCTAAAACCTGGACCTGTGATTGATTTTATTCTAGCTAACCAGAATGTGCGGGAACCTCGCTATGTTGACTGGGTAAAG GCTAGGAAAATGTTGAAAAATATGAGGGTTAAATCAACACACCGTAACATGGAATATAAAATCATAGGCATGAGTGACAAGCCCTGCAATCACCAATA TTTTTCTATGAAGGTGAAAAATAATGATGGTTCAAATGGTGAGCAGACTATGGAGATAACAGTATATGATTACTTTGCCAAACATTGTGGCATTGAACTCACATATTCTCAGTTTCTGCCATGCCTTGATGTTGGCAAACCTAAAAAGCCCAACTATCTGCCACTGGAG CTTGCTTCACTTGTTTCACTGCAACGCTATACAAAAGCATTGTCGTCAGCACAGAGGGCGTCTTTGGTTGAACAATCAAGGCAAAAGCCTCAGGAAAAGTCAAGAATTGTGACTGAT GCTGTCAGAAACTATCGCTATGATAATGACCCTTTGCTTGCTGCATGTGGCATCTCTATAGAGAAACAATTAACTCAAGTCAATGGCCGTGTCCTTGAGACACCAAAG TTGAAGGTTGGTAATAATGATGATTGCATTCCTCGTAATGGGCGATGGAACTTCAACAACAAG ACACTTGTAAAGCCTGTGAAAATTGAGCGTTGGATTGTTGTCAACTTTTCTGCACGCTGTGACACTAGTCATATTTCACGAGAGCTTATCAACAGTGGAATGAGAAAAGGCATT CATATTGAGCGCCCATTTACTTTGCTTGAGGAGGATCAACAATCTAGAAGAGGCGGCCCTGTTGCAAGAGTTGAAAAAATGTTTGAACAGATTAAGGAAAAGCTTCCTGGGCCACCGGAGTTCATTCTTTGTGTCTTACCAGAGAAGAAAAACTCTATTATTTATG GGCCCTGGAAGAAGAAGTGTCTTAGTGACTTTGGCATCGTGACACAATGCATATCCCCTTCTAAGATCAATGATCAGTACCTAACCAATGTACTTCTTAAGATCAATTCTAAG CTTGGAGGGATAAACTCTTTGTTGGCACTTGAGTACTCCTCACATGTTCCAGTTATAAAAGATACTCCCACAATGATCTTGGGGATGGATGTCTCTCATGGGTCCCCTGGTCAAGCAGCTGTTCCTTCCATAGCAGCA GTTGTTGGCTCTCTAAATTGGCCGCTGATTTCAAGGTACCGAGCATCCATAAGAACACAATCACCTAAGGTTGAGATGATCGATGGTCTATACAAGCCATTGGCAAATGGAAACGATGATGGTATCATCAG GGAACTTCTTATGGACTTCTATAGAACAAGCAATCAACGCAAACCAACTCAGATTATTGTATTCAG gGATGGAGTGAGCGAATCACAATTTAATCAAGTCCTGAATGTCGAGTTGGATCAGATCATAAAG GCTTACATGCATCTAGGGGAGGCTGATATTCCCAAGTTTACTGTTATTATTGCTCAAAAAAATCATCACACAAAGCTATTTCAAGCAAAGGCCCCCGATAACATTCCACCTG GGACCATTGTGGACACTAAAATTGTGCATCCAAGGAATTATGATTTCTACCTTTGCGCTCATGCGGGGATGATT GGAACTTCTAGACCAGCTCACTATCATGTCTTGGTTGATGAGATTGGTTTCTCACCCGATGACTTGCAAAACTTTATCCACTCCCTATCCTATGT GTACCAAAGGAGTACAACTGCAATTTCAATTG tGGCTCCGATTTGCTATGCCCATCTTGCTGCGCAACAGATGGGgcagtttatcaagtttgaggATTTATCAGAAACCTCTTCAGGACATGCAAGCATCACTTCATCTGGAGCTGTCCCCATCCCAGAGCTCCCTAGGTTGCATGAGAGCGTCCGGAGTTCCATGTTCTTCTGCTGA